A genomic window from Purpureocillium takamizusanense chromosome 2, complete sequence includes:
- the GCN3 gene encoding translation initiation factor eIF-2B subunit alpha (COG:J~EggNog:ENOG503NW71~BUSCO:EOG09262X8R), producing MASADPADATVHAAPSGDLPIRRHSVSSSNFDIVKTYRDLLASDPDLTKPVAAIESLIVLLNSVPSTTVYETLDTVKMHSDRLKASVANPVPLTAGTDLFLQYLVSSLKQQDGSFDAVRQHLLRNGRLFAERAIDARVGVAEAGWRFVGEGKCVLTHGASRSVTGVLERASKALNAKFRVVYVRDETRPEESDLVVKKLRGMSIPVAEIPEAAVAHVMGLLRQVHMVFVGAEAVTQNGGIISRIGTYQIAQLASKAKIPFYVAVETHKFVRKFPLDQRDIGFKQDVLDFSTDATSKQPTDAVDYTPPELISNLVTENGVQLPGYVFEQLLDIYGSLNG from the exons ATGGCCTCTGCCGACCCGGCCGATG CGACCGTCCATGCGGCGCCTTCGGGCGACCTGCCCATCCGACGACACTCGGTCTCGTCGTCCAACTTTGA CATTGTCAAGACCTATCGcgacctcctcgcctccgACCCGGACCTCAccaagcccgtcgccgccatcgaaTCCCTCATCGTACTCCTCAACTCGGTGCCCTCCACCACCGTCTACGAAACCCTCGACACCGTCAAGATGCACTCAGACCGCCTCAAGGCCTCGGTTGCCAACCCGGTACCCCTGACCGCCGGCACCGACCTCTTCCTCCAGTACCTCGTCTCCTCGCTTAAGCAGCAGGACGGGAGCTTCGACGCTGTCCGGCAGCACCTGCTGCGCAATGGGCGCCTCTtcgccgagcgcgccatcgacgcccgtgtaggcgtcgccgaggctggctggcgttttgtcggcgagggcaagtGCGTCCTGACTCACGGCGCCTCCCGCTCCGTCAcgggcgtcctcgagcgcgcctcCAAGGCCCTCAACGCAAAATTCCGCGTCGTCTACGTGCGGGACGAGACCCGTCCTGAGGAGagcgacctcgtcgtcaagaaGCTGCGCGGCATGAGCatccccgtcgccgagatTCCtgaggctgccgtcgcccacgtcaTGGGCCTCTTGCGTCAGGTGCACATGGTATTTGTTGGCGCAGAGGCCGTCACCCAGAACGGCGGCATCATTTCCCGCATCGGCACATACCAGATTGCCCAGCTGGCGTCCAAGGCCAAGATCCCCTTCTACGTCGCCGTGGAGACCCACAAGTTTGTGCGCAAGTTCCCGCTGGACCAGCGGGATATTGGCTTCAAGCAGGATGTGCTCGACTTTAGCACCGACGCTACTAGCAAGCAGCCGACGGACGCCGTCGATTATACG CCGCCCGAGCTCATTTCCAACCTGGTGACGGAAAATGGGGTCCAGCTGCCCGGCTACGTCtttgagcagctcctcgacatCTACGGCAGTCTTAATGGGTGA
- a CDS encoding uncharacterized protein (COG:S~EggNog:ENOG503P0TX): protein MDLVDPATGRALPSDAIQRVLFVANAVHVYNIPPLTSMRGHSATAWTADPSRHIFTARLRVIETSTSEPLASSLTPSSSSSSTATGASGAAPASSSSSSSASASSSHLKVDLVLEDTSSPSTPQLFAAAPYTHPSAVEPVVDSSRFFAVTVRDDQGRKAVLGIGFEDRSDAFDLAIALQEARRGLGLDSDSSSGGAQKGGQRGGTADPDKEPVKDYSLKEGETITVNLGSKFGRRRPQQHEQQQAESASLQSFALAPPPSISTTSSSSAHPADAAGGGFALPPPPTAEDVKRKRRSLRDLGFDDGQFGEFA, encoded by the coding sequence atggacctcgtcgacccggccaccggccgcgctctgcccagcgacgccatccagcgcgtcctcttcgtcgccaacgccgtccaCGTATACAACATCCCCCCGCTCACCTCCATGCGCGGTCACAGCGCGACCGCCTGGACCGCCGACCCCTCGCGCCACATCTTCAccgcgcgcctgcgcgtcATCGAGACCTCCACCTCTGAACCACTGGCTTCTTCCCTCaccccctcttcttcttcttcttccaccGCTACTGGTGCTTCTGGCGCGGCaccagcatcgtcgtcgtcatcgtcgtcagcgtcagCGTCATCATCGCATCTCAaggtcgacctcgtcctcgaagacacatcctcgccctccacgCCGCagctcttcgccgccgcgccgtacACCCAcccctcggccgtcgagcccgtcgtcgacagcagccgcttcttcgccgtcacCGTGCGCGACGACCAGGGCCGCAaggccgtcctcggcatcggcttCGAGGACCGCTCCGACGCGTTCGATCTCGCCATCGCGCTCcaggaggcgaggcgcgggctTGGCCTCGACTCCGACTCCTCCTCTGGCGGCGCGCAAAagggcggccagcgcggtGGCACTGCGGATCCGGACAAGGAGCCTGTCAAGGACTACAGCCTCAAGGAGGGCGAGACAATCACCGTCAACCTCGGCTCCAAGTTCGGGAGAAGGCGGCCCCAGCAgcatgagcagcagcaggccgagtCGGCATCCCTCCAGTCCTTTGCgctggctcctcctccgtcgatatcaacaacatcatcatcatcggcacatccggccgatgcggccggcggcggctttgcGCTGCCCCCTCCTCCGACAGCTGAAGACGTCAAGCGGAAGAGGAGGTCGCTGCGCGACCTTGGCTTCGACGATGGTCAGTTTGGCGAGTTTGCATAG
- a CDS encoding uncharacterized protein (EggNog:ENOG503P8E0), whose protein sequence is MAAMLGRKPLSISTDGHKAQPPVAAAMTTPPPSPPQRLNMAESSTPAGPSRQRERSPPKGTSPVRTDSVTKGRSQGCAPSPTEENKPRHYRDRRPSMATCEALLRPRPYEEIAAEIAYLSASLEVHSSNTRALIRRYAQAEDELRPLEHVWCKQRRRLRKQLNLLRVQINGAATQEQAVFIRLSELYMEAQSRETRAQRSQQSKISSSDRSCGGSSIDGRTNPTTSSTSLNTRSRPGTPLNAEALEFVPQVKGTDPRESDESIIDADPHLADALKATTEDSPKAPIIACGAGDDDTDPHAMSGGDADFECNHGLKYEFAVTPDDDGELRPVPRRMPSAHEDVEKMLERRPSLPNMSSLWPG, encoded by the exons atggcggcgatgct CGGCCGCAAACCTCTCTCTATCTCAACGGACGGCCATAAAGCGCAGCCGCCGGTGGCTGCAGCTAtgacaacgccgccgccgtccccgccacAGCGTCTGAACATGGCCGAGTCCAGCACGCCAGCGGGACCATCCCGCCAGCGTGAAAGGAGCCCGCCCAAAGGCACATCGCCAGTACGCACCGACAGCGTTACTAAAGGCCGCTCACAGGGCTGCGCTCCGAGCCCGACTGAGGAAAACAAGCCTCGCCACTACCGAGATCGACGACCGTCTATGGCAACGTGTGAGGCTCTTCTTCGCCCGCGGCCGTACGAGGAGATTGCGGCGGAGATTGCCTATCTCAGTGCCTCCCTAGAGGTACACTCGAGCAACACTAGGGCGCTAATTCGTCGGTacgcgcaggccgaggatgagTTGCGCCCTCTGGAGCATGTGTGGTGCAAGCAGCGCAGGAGATTGCGGAAACAGCTCAACTTGTTGCGCGTGCAGATAAATGGGGCGGCCACGCAGGAGCAGGCCGTCTTCATCCGGCTGAGCGAGCTGTATATGGAAGCGCAGAGCCGGGAGACGCGGGCGCAACGAAGCCAACAGTCCAAGATCAGCAGTAGCGACCGCAGCTGTGGGGGGTCGTCTATCGACGGTCGAACGAATCCCACcacatcctcgacgtcgttgAACACCAGGTCGAGACCGGGCACGCCGCTGAATGCAGAGGCTTTGGAATTCGTGCCCCAGGTCAAAGGCACCGACCCACGCGAGAGTGACGAGTCGATTATCGATGCCGACCCTCATCTGGCGGACGCGTTGAAGGCAACGACTGAGGACAGCCCGAAGGCACCAATAATTGCTTGCGGggccggggacgacgacaccgacccGCACGCCATGAGTgggggcgacgccgacttTGAGTGCAATCATGGGCTGAAATACGAGTTTGCGGTGacaccagacgacgacggcgagttGAGACCGGTTCCCCGACGGATGCCCTCGGCGCACGAAGATGTTGAGAAAATGCTCGAAAGGCGTCCAAGCTTGCCCAATATGTCGTCACTGTGGCCGGGCTGA
- a CDS encoding [Formate-C-acetyltransferase]-activating enzyme (COG:H~EggNog:ENOG503Q43X): MRLVWAKAVLRPLAAPRRRVLQRRDLHLAPPFLLDDYVPRYLTLTSRDAARKRSLAYAHLRNCNLCPRMCGVDRYQTTGMCLIGHNVKVNVIAPHFGEEPCIQGHNGSGAVFMSGCNLRCVFCQNYDISHRRNGMDLTPEELGEWYMKLQEVGGVHNINIVTPEHVVPQVALSILHARDLGLRLPVVYNTSSFDSLASLELMEGLVDIYLADFKVWHTETSKRLLKADDYAAAARESVRAMHAQVGDLCFTTDGIAKKGLLVRHLAMPGKEAEGADIMRFLASEVSMDCFVNIMEQYRPDAHVGKEKRGKGASGGMRYADLNRPVNSAEVSSIRRAASEAGLWRFNESPQHDGFAI, from the exons ATGAGACTCGTCTGGGCCAAAGCGGTGCTGCGCCCtctggcggcgcctcgccgcagggtgctgcagcgccgcgacctgcatctcgcccccccctttctcctcGACGATTACGTTCCGCGGTACCTGACCCTGACGTCCCGAGATGCTGCGAGGAAGCGGTCGCTCGCCTACGCGCATCTCCGCAATTGTAATCTGTGTCCCCGAATGTGCGGAGTCGACCGTTATCAGACGACAGGCATGTGTCTCATAGGCCACAACGTCAAGGTGAACGTTATCGCGCCGCACTTTGGCGAAG AACCCTGCATTCAGGGCCAcaatggcagcggcgccgtcttcatgAGCGGTTGCAATCTGCGTTGCGTCTTCTGTCAAAACTATGACATTTCTCACCGGCGTAATGGTATGGACCTCACAcccgaggagctcggcgagtgGTACATGAAGCTGCAGGAGGTTGGCGGGGTCCACAACATCAATATTGTGACGCCCGAGCATGTCGTCCCGCAGGTGGCCTTGAGCATCCTGCATGCAAGGGACCTGGGCCTGCGGCTGCCAGTCGTGTACAACACGTCGAGCTTCGACTCCCTGGCCTCCCTCGAGCTCATGGAAGGGTTGGTGGACATTTACTTGGCCGACTTCAAGGTGTGGCACACCGAGACGTCGAAGCGGCTCCTTAAGGCCGACGACtacgccgctgccgcgcgcgaGAGCGTCCGCGCCATGCACGCACAGGTTGGCGACCTGTGCTTCACCACCGACGGAATCGCCAAGAAAGGTCTCCTCGTTCGTCACTTGGCCATGCCGGGCAAGGAAGCCGAGGGCGCTGACATAATGCGCTTCCTGGCGTCTGAGGTGTCGATGGACTGCTTCGTCAACATCATGGAGCAATATCGCCCTGACGCACACGTGggcaaggagaagcgcggcaagggcgcaAGCGGTGGCATGCGGTACGCCGACCTCAATCGACCCGTCAACAGTGCCGAGGTCTCGTCCATCCGGAGGGCCGCCTCCGAAGCTGGGCTCTGGAGGTTCAATGAGTCGCCACAACACGATGGCTTCGCCATATGA